In the genome of Nocardia sp. NBC_00416, one region contains:
- a CDS encoding oxidoreductase translates to MQEQKWLITGVSTGLGRAFARAALAAGHTVVGTVRSEKDLRAFEELEPGHAHGRILDVTDGDAVSNVITEVEQSVGALDVVIANAGYGLEGTFEETSLAEVRRQFEVNVLGTVATLQAALPHMRRRRRGHLMAVTSMGGLMAVPGMSAYCGSKFALEGILEALGKEVAQFGIHVTAIEPGSFRTDWAGRSMTRVAQSIDDYAELFTPIRAARQQASGNQLGDPAKAGDAVVHITSVDQPPAHLVLGSDALRLVTAARTAVDEDIRAWETLSRTTDFAEGAQL, encoded by the coding sequence ATGCAGGAACAGAAGTGGCTCATCACCGGCGTCAGCACGGGCCTTGGACGTGCCTTCGCCCGGGCGGCCCTGGCCGCCGGGCACACCGTCGTCGGTACGGTCCGCTCGGAAAAGGACCTGCGGGCCTTCGAAGAGCTCGAACCCGGGCACGCTCACGGCCGCATCCTGGATGTGACGGACGGCGATGCCGTCTCGAATGTGATCACCGAGGTAGAGCAGAGCGTCGGAGCTCTGGATGTCGTCATCGCCAACGCCGGCTACGGCCTGGAGGGCACCTTCGAGGAGACGTCGCTGGCCGAGGTGCGGCGGCAATTCGAGGTCAATGTACTCGGGACAGTGGCCACCCTGCAGGCAGCACTGCCCCACATGCGCCGGCGCCGCCGCGGACACCTGATGGCCGTCACCTCCATGGGTGGGCTCATGGCCGTGCCCGGCATGTCCGCCTACTGCGGCAGCAAGTTCGCGCTGGAAGGCATTCTCGAGGCGCTGGGCAAGGAGGTCGCGCAGTTCGGGATCCACGTGACGGCGATCGAGCCCGGCTCCTTCCGCACCGACTGGGCCGGACGGTCCATGACACGCGTCGCGCAGTCCATCGACGACTACGCCGAGCTGTTCACCCCCATCCGCGCAGCGAGGCAGCAGGCAAGCGGGAACCAACTCGGCGACCCGGCCAAGGCCGGGGACGCCGTCGTACACATCACGTCGGTAGACCAGCCGCCGGCCCACCTTGTCCTGGGCTCGGACGCTCTGCGACTGGTCACCGCCGCACGTACGGCCGTGGACGAGGATATTCGCGCATGGGAGACGCTCTCCCGTACAACCGACTTCGCCGAGGGTGCTCAGCTCTGA
- a CDS encoding lysophospholipase: MTTRQTHTAAGAWDEPEGATPRGTVVLLPGRGETAASYARLGRRLSADGYRVRYVRVELGDVAGARAAVEELLADESLPAPRVLLGSDSGAALAAQLVPELPVEGAVLAAIALPSALQGSATAAVGADWADEVDARTACPVHRAVISADEEFTRGAIASPVSWETGSVGAQDRPTLALHGTDDRVTPLAPALEVYAQASRTDVRLVQGGRHDVLNDVAHRSVAATIVLFLESLKLGPDVPPIVTGPARTAELSTAAVSRSGSAAL; this comes from the coding sequence ATGACCACGAGGCAGACACACACAGCCGCCGGCGCCTGGGACGAACCCGAGGGCGCCACGCCACGCGGCACCGTCGTACTGCTCCCCGGGCGCGGTGAGACCGCCGCGTCGTACGCACGTCTCGGCCGTCGGCTCTCCGCCGACGGGTACCGGGTGCGGTACGTGCGGGTGGAGCTCGGGGACGTCGCCGGTGCCCGCGCAGCCGTCGAAGAGCTGTTGGCGGACGAGTCCCTGCCCGCACCCCGGGTCCTGCTCGGCTCGGACAGCGGTGCCGCGCTCGCGGCGCAGCTGGTGCCGGAGCTGCCCGTGGAAGGTGCTGTGCTGGCGGCGATCGCACTCCCGTCCGCGCTACAGGGCTCGGCGACCGCCGCGGTGGGGGCCGATTGGGCGGACGAGGTCGACGCCCGCACCGCGTGCCCGGTGCACCGCGCGGTGATATCGGCGGACGAGGAATTCACCCGCGGCGCGATAGCCTCGCCGGTGTCGTGGGAGACGGGCAGTGTGGGGGCGCAGGACCGGCCGACGCTCGCACTACACGGCACCGACGACCGCGTCACGCCGCTCGCTCCAGCGCTCGAGGTGTACGCGCAGGCGTCGCGCACCGATGTCCGCCTCGTGCAGGGCGGCCGGCACGACGTGCTCAACGATGTCGCACATCGTTCCGTCGCGGCGACGATCGTGCTGTTCCTCGAATCACTGAAACTGGGACCCGATGTTCCGCCGATCGTGACCGGGCCGGCTCGAACCGCCGAGTTGTCGACGGCAGCGGTTTCGCGGTCCGGGTCAGCCGCCTTGTAG
- a CDS encoding DUF6802 family protein, translating into MPTSGEFPGIGMPGFEASSSLDGMGPVEMESPTQDLVVDGILDTFVTTGPDSTSVWTDTDLDGYADRLSVVENDGDYTAWEYHRNPDGTGDWRQTDQGKVGE; encoded by the coding sequence ATGCCTACATCAGGAGAGTTCCCCGGTATCGGTATGCCGGGTTTCGAGGCGTCCTCGTCGCTGGACGGCATGGGGCCGGTGGAAATGGAATCACCGACCCAGGACCTCGTCGTCGACGGCATCCTCGACACCTTCGTCACCACCGGCCCCGATTCGACGAGTGTCTGGACCGATACCGATCTCGACGGCTACGCCGACCGGCTGAGCGTGGTGGAGAACGACGGCGACTACACGGCGTGGGAATACCACCGCAATCCGGATGGTACGGGCGATTGGCGGCAGACCGATCAGGGGAAAGTGGGGGAGTGA
- a CDS encoding LLM class flavin-dependent oxidoreductase, with protein MSYDDIEILGMIGTADASETRAGDGAVIDPDYTIRFARAHEDGGFDRVLIGYGSGWPEGSQVAAAVAAHTERLGLLVAHRPGVVHPTLAARMFTTLDQFSGGRVALNIVTGSTDAEQRREGDYLPHDERYARTDEYLQILRAAWDTTGPRDFAGDYYRFEGFHPHVHPYQDRHLDLFFGGSSPAAYTVGARHADTYMLWGEPLRETAEQITTISDRAVAAGRDRRPRISVSFRPILGATDDAAWERAHRILGTLTAGVGAAHTLRANQLHPHGVAPQNAGSQRLLAVAEKGELHDRCLWTPTAKAVGGGGNSTALVGSPETVAAALLDYIEIGVDTVLIRGYDPLQDAIDYGRDLLPLVRQELAHRKATRPDRAAV; from the coding sequence ATGAGCTACGACGATATCGAGATCCTGGGCATGATCGGCACTGCCGACGCCTCCGAGACGCGGGCGGGCGACGGCGCCGTGATCGACCCCGACTACACGATCCGGTTCGCCCGTGCCCACGAGGACGGCGGATTCGACCGAGTGCTGATCGGGTACGGCTCCGGCTGGCCCGAGGGCTCCCAGGTGGCGGCCGCCGTGGCCGCCCACACCGAACGACTCGGACTCCTCGTGGCACACCGGCCGGGGGTCGTGCACCCCACGCTGGCCGCGCGCATGTTCACGACCCTCGACCAGTTCTCCGGTGGCCGCGTGGCCCTCAACATCGTCACCGGAAGCACCGACGCGGAGCAGCGCCGCGAAGGGGACTACCTCCCGCACGACGAGCGGTACGCGCGTACCGACGAATACCTCCAGATCTTGCGCGCCGCATGGGATACCACCGGGCCCCGCGACTTCGCGGGCGACTACTACCGATTCGAGGGTTTCCACCCGCACGTCCATCCCTACCAGGACAGACATCTCGATCTCTTCTTCGGCGGCAGCTCCCCGGCGGCCTACACGGTCGGCGCCCGGCACGCCGACACCTATATGCTCTGGGGCGAGCCACTGCGCGAGACAGCCGAGCAGATCACCACCATCTCCGACCGCGCGGTGGCGGCGGGCCGCGACCGCCGGCCCCGGATCTCGGTGTCGTTCCGGCCGATCCTCGGGGCCACCGACGACGCCGCCTGGGAACGCGCCCACCGCATCCTGGGAACCCTCACCGCCGGTGTCGGCGCGGCACACACACTGCGCGCCAACCAACTCCACCCGCACGGCGTCGCACCGCAGAACGCGGGCTCGCAGCGGTTGCTGGCCGTCGCTGAGAAAGGCGAGCTGCACGACCGATGCCTGTGGACCCCCACCGCGAAGGCGGTGGGCGGTGGCGGCAACTCCACCGCGCTGGTGGGTTCGCCCGAGACCGTGGCGGCCGCTCTCCTCGACTACATCGAGATCGGGGTGGACACCGTTCTGATCCGTGGGTACGACCCGCTGCAAGACGCGATCGACTACGGCCGGGACCTGCTGCCGCTGGTGCGGCAGGAGTTGGCCCACCGTAAGGCGACCCGTCCCGACCGAGCGGCGGTGTAG
- a CDS encoding CaiB/BaiF CoA transferase family protein, with protein MRPLHGVRVVEFAHVAAGPFAGMLLADLGADVVKVEPPTGDQMRAWPPFADDGDERFSHNFASVNRNKRSVVANLRDPDDLARVRELVAAADVLVENYRPGVLDRLGVGYDQVRHPGLVYCSISGYGLTSPFVDHGAYDVVIQGMSGLMSVTGDPDGGPVKAGVPVGDFTAGLYAAYSIAAVLPQARAEGRSIRLDCPMLDCLIGVSALQTSEFWGSGEEPARLGTAHPRNAPYQGFTAADRDFTVAAGNDRLWAAVAEVVGAPELVDDPRFVTQMDRVAHHAELAAILQDRFVSEKAGHWITELRARGVPAGPVNSFGDILSGEHVHSTGLVGSLDVPVAGPTPTVVFPVRIEGQDARLDRAAPRLGGDDDVFDEWCGA; from the coding sequence ATGCGACCGTTACACGGTGTGCGCGTCGTGGAATTCGCCCACGTCGCGGCCGGCCCGTTCGCGGGGATGCTGCTCGCCGACCTCGGAGCCGACGTGGTCAAGGTGGAACCGCCCACGGGCGACCAGATGCGCGCGTGGCCACCCTTCGCGGACGACGGTGACGAGCGGTTCAGCCACAACTTCGCCTCGGTCAACCGCAACAAGCGGTCGGTCGTCGCGAACCTGCGCGACCCGGATGACCTGGCTCGGGTCCGCGAGCTGGTCGCCGCCGCCGATGTGCTGGTGGAGAACTACCGGCCGGGGGTTCTGGACCGTCTCGGCGTCGGCTACGACCAGGTACGGCATCCCGGGCTCGTGTACTGCTCGATCTCCGGCTACGGACTGACCAGCCCGTTCGTCGACCACGGGGCCTACGACGTGGTGATCCAGGGGATGTCGGGACTGATGAGCGTCACCGGCGACCCCGACGGCGGGCCGGTGAAGGCAGGGGTCCCGGTGGGTGATTTCACGGCCGGGCTGTACGCCGCCTACAGCATCGCCGCCGTACTCCCCCAGGCCCGCGCCGAGGGCCGGTCCATCCGGCTGGACTGCCCGATGCTCGACTGCCTGATCGGCGTCTCGGCGCTACAGACCAGCGAGTTCTGGGGCTCTGGGGAGGAACCGGCCCGGCTGGGGACCGCACATCCCCGCAACGCGCCGTACCAGGGGTTCACCGCGGCCGACCGTGACTTCACCGTCGCCGCCGGCAACGATCGGCTCTGGGCGGCGGTCGCCGAGGTGGTCGGGGCACCCGAGTTGGTCGACGACCCTCGATTCGTCACCCAGATGGACCGGGTCGCGCACCACGCCGAACTGGCGGCGATCCTGCAGGACCGATTCGTGAGCGAGAAAGCCGGCCATTGGATCACCGAACTACGCGCGCGGGGCGTGCCGGCCGGACCGGTCAACTCGTTCGGCGACATCCTGTCCGGTGAGCACGTGCACAGCACCGGATTGGTCGGTTCGCTCGACGTCCCGGTCGCCGGGCCCACCCCGACCGTCGTCTTCCCGGTGCGGATCGAGGGCCAGGACGCACGTCTCGACCGAGCGGCACCCCGCCTGGGCGGCGACGACGACGTCTTCGACGAGTGGTGCGGCGCGTGA
- a CDS encoding TetR/AcrR family transcriptional regulator, with amino-acid sequence MPGHQPARSRRGAERKGDVRERAILDTCEALLAQKGYDAMTVGDIAAGAGITRGALYFYFGSKQEVVTALVARTVEHLWERSRVTAQADEPRQAIAAAMRRTVELWNEHGLVMRAAIDLSLTVPEIGALWSRTADLFITAIAAVLERAGIQAGTEPEQASAMAHALCWMIERTFYHASQESRENLQKASSTCEHIWLVSAGLTA; translated from the coding sequence ATGCCCGGCCACCAGCCTGCGCGAAGCCGACGCGGCGCCGAACGCAAGGGCGATGTCCGAGAGCGGGCCATTCTGGACACCTGCGAAGCTCTGCTGGCGCAGAAGGGTTACGACGCCATGACCGTCGGCGACATCGCCGCGGGTGCCGGTATCACACGCGGCGCCCTGTACTTCTACTTCGGCTCCAAGCAGGAAGTGGTCACGGCGCTCGTGGCCCGGACGGTTGAGCACCTGTGGGAGCGGTCCCGGGTCACCGCGCAGGCCGATGAGCCGCGCCAGGCCATCGCGGCAGCCATGCGGCGCACGGTCGAGCTGTGGAACGAGCACGGCCTGGTCATGCGCGCGGCGATCGACCTGTCCCTGACCGTGCCGGAGATCGGCGCGCTGTGGAGCCGTACCGCTGACTTGTTCATCACAGCCATCGCCGCTGTCCTGGAACGAGCCGGCATTCAGGCGGGCACCGAACCGGAACAAGCGTCGGCGATGGCACACGCCCTGTGCTGGATGATCGAGCGCACCTTCTATCACGCCTCGCAGGAGTCCCGCGAGAATTTGCAGAAGGCATCCTCGACCTGCGAACACATCTGGCTGGTCAGCGCCGGTCTGACCGCCTGA
- a CDS encoding ABC transporter substrate-binding protein encodes MKINRRRWSALVWVSSAMSIGLFATACGGTSTSGSGDAPESATFVYAIPQDFQGVDRASYSSEAAKTIGDVMHSRLLELATDGTTPTSCMSDVPTRIEAGSPLVDRWHVTDDGMGIDITLKPGVRSAQGNVLTAADVVWTMDRAKAIDTGAQTLFFNVGGFDRVNTVTVKSPTELTFNLTKPSAISPYVLAGNSALILDSTAAKANATADDPWATKYLTDHTANFGPWDLTGFDSQQLTFSRNPNYAGERGNIDSVVLKTVSDSSTRIQLIQSAQVSETNGLDYSQLAQLKSSSGVGLVQCQSPARDWLGLNGSDPVLGKPEVRAAISLALDRTAISQAVYRDFARPSESGLSQAFATQAGSNYETDKVKARELLEKAGVPEGFGFRLSVSAAQPGPYSANLAVLIQRQLADVGLKVEIVNVPSAVQFKSDGLAHKMQAWLQAETPAFANAGYSAWLTAGCAGLQNYMGYCNPELDAVASELMVNSQSADAAQKQQRLSQIIDRDQPAIYLIDRSTISVRSRCAESVPTAAFGTDYTKAVVAC; translated from the coding sequence ATGAAGATCAATAGACGCCGCTGGAGCGCACTCGTGTGGGTATCGTCAGCCATGTCGATCGGCCTGTTCGCGACTGCTTGTGGTGGTACTTCCACCTCGGGATCCGGCGATGCACCGGAGTCGGCGACATTCGTTTATGCCATCCCTCAGGATTTTCAGGGTGTGGACCGCGCGTCCTACTCGAGTGAGGCGGCGAAAACCATCGGTGACGTGATGCATTCGCGGTTGCTCGAACTGGCGACGGACGGAACGACGCCCACGTCGTGCATGTCCGATGTTCCCACCCGGATCGAGGCCGGCTCGCCCCTCGTCGACAGGTGGCACGTGACAGACGACGGTATGGGGATCGATATCACGCTGAAGCCTGGCGTGAGAAGTGCGCAGGGCAATGTCCTCACTGCGGCCGATGTCGTATGGACAATGGATCGCGCCAAGGCAATCGACACAGGCGCACAGACGCTGTTCTTCAACGTCGGAGGGTTCGACAGAGTGAACACCGTAACGGTGAAGAGCCCGACCGAACTCACCTTCAATCTCACGAAGCCCAGTGCCATATCGCCATATGTCCTCGCCGGCAACTCCGCACTGATTCTCGACAGCACCGCTGCGAAGGCGAATGCCACCGCCGACGATCCGTGGGCAACGAAGTACCTTACTGACCACACCGCCAATTTCGGGCCGTGGGATCTCACCGGCTTCGATTCTCAGCAGCTGACGTTCTCGCGGAACCCCAACTATGCAGGGGAACGCGGCAATATCGATTCAGTGGTACTGAAGACGGTCTCCGATTCGTCGACCCGTATTCAGCTGATCCAGTCGGCCCAAGTGTCCGAGACCAACGGTCTCGACTACTCGCAGCTGGCCCAGCTGAAGTCGTCCAGCGGGGTCGGTCTGGTCCAATGTCAATCGCCCGCGCGAGACTGGCTGGGATTGAACGGCAGCGATCCCGTGCTCGGCAAGCCAGAGGTGCGTGCAGCGATTTCACTCGCTCTCGACCGTACGGCCATCTCACAGGCCGTCTACCGCGATTTCGCGCGTCCGTCCGAGTCCGGCTTGTCCCAGGCGTTCGCGACGCAGGCAGGATCGAACTACGAGACCGACAAGGTGAAGGCCCGTGAGCTGTTGGAGAAGGCCGGCGTCCCCGAAGGGTTCGGCTTCCGCCTGAGTGTGTCGGCCGCTCAGCCCGGTCCGTACTCCGCCAACCTCGCGGTCCTCATCCAGCGGCAGCTCGCCGACGTGGGCCTGAAGGTGGAAATCGTCAACGTGCCTTCCGCGGTGCAGTTCAAGTCGGACGGCCTTGCGCACAAGATGCAGGCGTGGTTACAGGCCGAGACTCCTGCCTTCGCGAACGCCGGCTACTCGGCCTGGCTGACGGCGGGCTGCGCCGGCCTGCAGAACTACATGGGTTACTGCAATCCAGAACTCGATGCGGTCGCATCCGAGCTGATGGTGAACTCGCAGAGCGCGGATGCGGCGCAGAAGCAACAGAGACTGTCGCAGATCATCGATCGGGATCAGCCGGCGATCTATTTGATCGACCGTTCCACGATCAGCGTCCGCAGCCGGTGTGCGGAGTCGGTACCGACTGCCGCATTCGGAACTGATTACACCAAGGCAGTCGTGGCCTGCTGA
- a CDS encoding ABC transporter ATP-binding protein, translated as MSTATAAPLLRITDLSVTYAVPRRGVGLGTGAALRDASLEVYPGEIVGIIGETGSGKTTLARATVGLTAPAAGTIEFDGQDLTTLRGRDLRNFRRQGRIQLVFQDPLRSLDPDLTVARLVAEPLEVAGGLDSTARHERTDRALREVGLDPEAVRDRRPRELSGGQRQRVSLARAIVTEPQLLICDEPVSALDVSNRNLVLNLLDRLRRDLGLAVVIIAHDLSSLAGIGDRVAVFYRSRLVEQGPLHEVLTRPAHPYTALLVASAPSVGEQSSIRPADVRIDRDAAGSADPDRCVFADRCRFAFADCATQPLLLEVGERWSAACHIAARWPDRTPDSTHTRPGPTGSLTKGDR; from the coding sequence ATGAGTACCGCGACCGCCGCGCCGCTGCTCCGGATCACCGACCTGTCCGTCACCTATGCGGTGCCGCGCCGGGGCGTGGGTCTCGGCACCGGCGCGGCGTTGCGCGACGCGAGCCTGGAGGTGTACCCGGGCGAGATCGTCGGGATAATCGGCGAAACCGGCTCCGGCAAGACCACATTGGCCCGCGCGACCGTCGGACTGACGGCTCCGGCAGCCGGCACCATCGAGTTCGACGGCCAGGACTTGACCACTCTGCGCGGCCGCGACCTGCGCAATTTCCGGCGGCAGGGCCGGATCCAGCTGGTATTCCAGGACCCCCTTCGCTCGCTCGACCCCGACCTCACTGTCGCGCGCCTCGTCGCCGAACCGCTCGAGGTGGCGGGCGGCCTCGACTCCACCGCCCGCCACGAGCGGACCGACCGCGCGCTGCGCGAGGTCGGGCTGGATCCCGAGGCGGTGCGTGACCGCCGCCCGCGCGAGCTGTCGGGAGGGCAGCGGCAGCGGGTGTCCCTCGCGCGGGCCATCGTGACCGAACCCCAGCTGCTCATCTGCGACGAGCCGGTCAGTGCCCTCGACGTCTCCAACCGCAACCTGGTGCTGAACCTGCTCGACCGGTTGCGGCGCGACCTCGGCCTCGCCGTCGTGATCATCGCGCACGACCTCTCCTCGCTCGCCGGTATCGGCGACCGGGTGGCCGTGTTCTACCGGAGCCGGCTGGTCGAGCAGGGCCCCCTGCACGAAGTATTGACGCGACCAGCCCACCCGTACACGGCCCTGCTGGTCGCGTCCGCGCCGAGTGTCGGTGAACAGTCGTCGATCCGGCCCGCCGACGTCCGGATCGACCGCGATGCTGCCGGTTCGGCGGACCCCGACAGATGCGTGTTCGCCGACCGATGCCGGTTCGCGTTCGCCGACTGCGCCACCCAGCCACTGCTGCTCGAGGTGGGTGAGCGCTGGTCCGCCGCTTGCCATATCGCTGCCCGGTGGCCCGACAGGACACCTGATAGCACCCACACCCGGCCGGGCCCCACCGGCTCACTCACGAAGGGCGACCGATGA
- a CDS encoding enoyl-CoA hydratase/isomerase family protein, with product MTLAVHRGADWKIRLDRPEAANALSPALVDALHDLLDEAAAIRPEALVLEGNPRHFAAGFDLSGLSGESDASLAHRFLRIGLLLERLATAPYLTVAVVEGSAVGAGADLVAACDHRLAGPDARFAFPGARFGVVLGTSRLRSITDPSVFLGGDTVAAAAAGGLVTGAPGDLSGILETWARVDPTARPALLAAARPVHDADAALAALTRSVTTPGLHDRLTAYRRRALSHRSHSEELE from the coding sequence GTGACCCTCGCCGTGCATCGCGGCGCCGACTGGAAGATCCGGCTCGATCGCCCGGAGGCGGCCAACGCGCTGTCTCCCGCGCTCGTCGACGCCCTGCACGATCTACTCGACGAGGCCGCGGCAATACGCCCGGAAGCCCTGGTGCTCGAAGGAAATCCACGGCACTTCGCCGCCGGCTTCGATCTGAGCGGGCTGTCCGGCGAATCGGACGCGTCCCTCGCCCATCGATTCCTGCGGATCGGGTTGTTACTCGAACGCCTGGCCACCGCGCCGTACCTGACGGTGGCCGTGGTCGAGGGCAGCGCGGTCGGGGCCGGCGCAGACCTGGTCGCCGCATGCGATCACCGGCTCGCCGGACCGGACGCCCGCTTCGCCTTCCCCGGCGCACGTTTCGGTGTGGTCCTCGGGACCTCCCGCCTGCGCAGCATCACCGATCCCTCGGTGTTCCTGGGCGGCGACACGGTCGCCGCCGCGGCCGCGGGAGGACTGGTGACCGGTGCACCCGGCGACCTCTCCGGAATCCTCGAAACCTGGGCGCGCGTCGATCCGACGGCTCGGCCCGCGCTGCTGGCCGCGGCGCGGCCGGTGCACGACGCCGACGCCGCGCTCGCCGCACTGACCCGATCCGTGACCACGCCCGGCCTGCACGACCGCCTGACCGCATACCGACGGCGCGCCCTATCGCACCGATCCCACAGTGAGGAGCTGGAATGA